One Mauremys reevesii isolate NIE-2019 linkage group 5, ASM1616193v1, whole genome shotgun sequence genomic window carries:
- the LOC120406003 gene encoding vasotocin-neurophysin VT-like — protein sequence MPKTSLPVHFFCLLALSSACYIQNCPRGGKRALPDTEIRQCIPCGPGNRGHCFGPNICCGEELGCYVGTSETLRCVEENYLPSPCEAGGKACSSGGRCAAPGVCCNDESCTMDTICLDDDSDRSREPSEKNLTVLDGSAGDFLLKLMHLANRQQQGKHQFY from the exons ATGCCCAAAACCTCTCTGCCAGTCCACTTCTTCTGTCTTCTCGCCTTGTCTTCAGCCTGCTACATCCAGAACTGCCCTCGAGGAGGGAAGAGAGCCTTGCCCGACACAGAGATCAGACAG TGCATACCCTGTGGTCCCGGGAACAGAGGGCATTGCTTTGGCCCCAACATCTGCTGTGGAGAGGAGCTCGGCTGCTACGTGGGCACTTCTGAAACCCTGCGCTGCGTGGAAGAAAACTACTTGCCTTCCCCTTGCGAGGCCGGCGGCAAAGCCTGCAGCTCAGGAGGGAGATGCGCCGCTCCCGGCGTTTGCTGCAATGATG AGAGCTGCACCATGGATACCATTTGCCTGGATGACGATAGTGACAGAAGTCGAGAGCCCTCAGAGAAGAACCTGACTGTGCTGGATGGCTCAGCGGGTGACTTCCTGCTCAAGCTGATGCATTTGGCAAACAGGCAGCAACAGGGGAAGCACCAGTTCTACTGA